A genomic window from Melanotaenia boesemani isolate fMelBoe1 chromosome 15, fMelBoe1.pri, whole genome shotgun sequence includes:
- the c15h5orf24 gene encoding UPF0461 protein C5orf24 homolog has translation MMRQVTTSDFCMSSRPSCLAEDGHHPASHFDLCTSQSSKFYPPPPPTSLQMTLAPMALPTQSHKPMVCQRQDVLGGDPRSPGKIPGLKSTEQAPDDGKKKSKSVGKSGRRGRPLGTTKLAGYRTSTGRPLGTTRAAGFKTSPGRPLGTTRAAGYKVSPGRPPGSIKGLSRLNKLAYSSTCSGAAFPYPLPHKDILCEAPCKEKTATE, from the coding sequence TGATGCGCCAGGTGACAACCAGTGACTTCTGCATGAGTAGCAGGCCGTCTTGCCTTGCTGAAGATGGCCACCACCCTGCCTCTCACTTTGACCTGTGCACGTCACAGTCCAGCAAGTTCtatcctcctccccctccaacATCCCTGCAGATGACGCTGGCTCCCATGGCCTTACCCACCCAGAGCCACAAGCCCATGGTGTGCCAGAGACAGGATGTGCTCGGGGGTGACCCACGCTCGCCTGGAAAAATACCAGGCTTGAAATCCACCGAGCAAGCGCCGGATGACGGcaagaagaaaagcaaaagtgTTGGGAAGTCGGGGAGACGCGGGAGGCCATTGGGAACAACCAAGCTGGCTGGGTACAGAACCAGCACTGGGCGACCTCTCGGCACCACCAGAGCCGCTGGGTTCAAGACGAGCCCGGGAAGGCCGCTCGGCACAACCAGAGCCGCGGGGTATAAGGTCAGCCCCGGAAGGCCTCCTGGCAGCATCAAAGGCCTCTCGCGCCTCAACAAACTGGCTTATAGTAGCACCTGCAGCGGAGCAGCTTTCCCTTATCCGCTGCCACACAAAGACATCCTCTGTGAAGCTCCATGCAAAGAGAAGACAGCTACTGAGTAG